One genomic segment of Hymenobacter psoromatis includes these proteins:
- a CDS encoding winged helix-turn-helix domain-containing protein, translating into MKYAIHTLNKAFDHRVRLGVMAVLLANESVSFNDLKESLDLTDGNLASHVAALEKAGYVLVSKQFIGKKPNTTYQASAAGKAAFQGHLTALEKLLRG; encoded by the coding sequence GTGAAGTACGCCATCCACACCCTCAATAAGGCCTTCGACCACCGCGTGCGCCTCGGTGTAATGGCCGTGCTACTGGCCAATGAGTCGGTGAGCTTCAACGACTTAAAGGAAAGCCTCGACCTCACCGATGGCAACCTGGCCAGCCACGTAGCCGCCCTCGAAAAAGCTGGCTACGTGCTGGTTAGCAAGCAGTTCATCGGTAAAAAACCGAATACTACCTACCAGGCTTCCGCCGCGGGCAAAGCCGCGTTTCAGGGACACCTAACCGCGCTGGAAAAGCTACTGCGGGGGTAA
- a CDS encoding DUF4173 domain-containing protein, whose product MQAISFWPAKSATAPAHRISTRLATLLVTATALSDYLFWHQGVGLNGLIYMLFLVGAHLWLLPRHAPVRRTAGFWVAGAGCLLSGGLVAWYGSAAAQWAALASGLLLLGLVNQAGLRLVSSAVGTAVAGVLPSVALVLSGLRVPRGVGGRLRRGWFYGRLLGLPLLGLVVFQGLFAVANPKYGELSARAWAGLGEWLGRLFEAISVPHLLFLVLCGVGAAGALVVVPVHFFTDYEGRFGEFVRRQRDGVASFSVRRPNFALTSRRLLDLRKEWLAAVASFGLLNALLLLVNAVDIRWLWFGFRPAPDFDLTQFVHEGTYVLIFSILLAAGIMLWFFRRNLNFYQSGLPLLRWGATLWVAQNAVLAASVGLRNYYYITYTGLAYKRIGVYAFLLLTLFGLGTVLLKIWQRRSSFGLVRLNSWAAYAVLLALAAGNWEIWMAEYNLQPRFPRLDIGFLLAMPPRVLPVLAAHEAVLTQVPQLVAENEYGEYERLSPAAARQRLSQRLAAFRAAYPLRDWQSRTGVNEQAFRAVSTNSPAR is encoded by the coding sequence ATGCAAGCAATTTCTTTCTGGCCGGCTAAGTCGGCCACCGCGCCCGCGCACCGCATCTCCACCCGGCTGGCGACCCTGTTGGTAACGGCCACGGCCCTGAGCGACTACCTCTTCTGGCACCAAGGGGTAGGGCTGAACGGGCTGATTTACATGCTGTTTCTGGTAGGCGCACACTTGTGGCTGCTGCCGCGCCACGCGCCGGTGCGGCGCACGGCTGGCTTCTGGGTGGCGGGGGCGGGCTGCCTGCTCAGCGGTGGGCTGGTGGCCTGGTACGGCTCGGCGGCGGCGCAGTGGGCGGCGCTGGCCTCGGGACTGCTGCTGCTGGGACTGGTGAACCAGGCGGGACTACGGCTGGTGAGTTCGGCGGTGGGCACGGCGGTGGCGGGCGTGCTGCCGTCTGTAGCGCTGGTGCTTAGTGGCTTACGCGTGCCGCGGGGGGTAGGCGGCCGGCTGCGGCGGGGCTGGTTTTACGGCCGGCTGCTGGGGCTGCCGCTGCTGGGGCTGGTGGTTTTCCAGGGGCTGTTCGCGGTGGCCAACCCGAAATACGGCGAGCTGAGCGCGCGAGCCTGGGCGGGGCTGGGCGAGTGGCTGGGGCGGCTGTTCGAGGCTATTTCGGTGCCGCATCTGCTCTTTCTGGTTTTGTGCGGGGTAGGGGCGGCGGGCGCGCTGGTGGTGGTGCCGGTGCATTTTTTTACGGACTACGAGGGGCGCTTTGGGGAATTTGTGCGGCGGCAGCGCGATGGCGTGGCCAGCTTCAGCGTGCGGCGGCCCAACTTTGCGCTCACCAGCCGCCGCCTGCTCGATTTGCGCAAGGAGTGGCTGGCGGCGGTGGCCTCGTTTGGGCTGCTGAACGCACTGCTGCTATTGGTGAACGCGGTGGATATCCGCTGGCTGTGGTTCGGCTTCCGGCCCGCGCCCGATTTCGACCTCACGCAGTTTGTGCACGAAGGTACTTACGTGCTGATTTTCAGTATTCTGCTGGCGGCGGGCATCATGCTGTGGTTTTTTCGGCGCAACCTCAATTTCTACCAGTCCGGCCTACCCCTGCTGCGCTGGGGTGCCACGCTCTGGGTGGCGCAAAACGCGGTGCTGGCCGCGAGCGTCGGGCTGCGCAATTACTATTACATCACCTATACTGGCCTGGCTTACAAGCGTATCGGGGTGTACGCTTTCCTGCTGTTGACGCTGTTCGGGCTGGGCACGGTGCTGCTCAAAATCTGGCAGCGGCGCTCATCTTTCGGTCTGGTGCGGCTCAATTCGTGGGCGGCCTACGCGGTGCTGCTGGCACTGGCGGCCGGCAATTGGGAAATCTGGATGGCCGAATACAACCTCCAACCCCGCTTCCCGCGCCTTGACATCGGCTTTCTGCTGGCCATGCCGCCCCGCGTGCTGCCCGTGCTGGCCGCCCACGAAGCCGTGCTAACCCAGGTGCCCCAGCTGGTGGCCGAAAACGAGTACGGCGAGTACGAGCGCCTTAGCCCCGCGGCGGCGCGCCAGCGACTAAGCCAGCGCCTGGCCGCGTTCCGGGCCGCCTACCCCCTCCGCGACTGGCAGAGCCGGACGGGCGTAAACGAGCAAGCCTTTAGAGCGGTGAGCACGAACTCGCCAGCTCGCTAA
- a CDS encoding transglycosylase domain-containing protein — MAEENLPPAAPDSTPARPAAASRPSQKRPGRGTRRLVRIAWTLFFVGVGFFLAYPLLVRSNFLFLFGKSPSLEELENPKVEQASQVFTADGVLMGRYFRENRSPVRLSEMSPWLVKALIATEDARFYDHSGIDAPSLAGSIYYGLRGDKRGGSTLSQQLAKNLYKTRRAENRGALSQVPGVGVIIAKTKEWLTAVELERHYTKREILRMYLNTVEYGSNAFGIKVAAKTFFSTSPDSLNAVQAATLVGLLNNPTAFNPRFHPAASRRRRNVVLQRMGQAGDLKLAEVKALQAEPIVLDYQVEKHIDGPDNYFRSAISQTVNHWCEEHGYDMYRDGLRIYTSLDSRMQDHAEQAVHQRMKLLQQTFDSFWRNKGQNPWVDEDGHEIPNFIETQMKRTQSYHSLAARYRGQPARLDSALHAKRPMKVFTWKKQDGDTTLVMSPLDSLAYYKHFLQAGMMTMDPFTGSIKAWVGGLDYRFFKYDHVKQAQRQAGSTFKPFVYLTALANGYSPCDRIRDQRVTIKYVENGKPMEWQPDNVTREYTGINMTLRSAMARSVNSVTAQLTEKVGWAKVADYAHKVGITSPLLPVPSIGLGSAGDVSVYEMVDAYSTFLNNGFRSAPRLITRIEDRNGNVIQQFDPVQKRAISPETAWLMVYMLRGGMEEPGGTSQGLWDFQDLWRKNNQIGGKTGTTSNYSDGWYMGLTKDLVSGIWVGGEDRSIHFYRSQQGEGGRMALPIFGRYMESIYKDKKLSYDYGPFPKAPTGLKRKYVCYTEYEPPRRRAEVIDTLSADNLLEQLNQGGRDSVR, encoded by the coding sequence ATGGCCGAAGAAAACCTGCCGCCCGCGGCTCCCGATTCCACGCCCGCCCGCCCCGCTGCCGCTTCGCGCCCGAGCCAGAAGCGGCCCGGCCGGGGCACCCGCCGCCTGGTGCGTATTGCCTGGACGCTCTTTTTTGTGGGGGTAGGCTTTTTTCTGGCGTATCCGCTGCTGGTGCGCAGTAATTTTTTATTCCTCTTCGGTAAATCGCCGAGCCTAGAGGAATTAGAAAATCCGAAGGTGGAACAAGCCTCGCAGGTATTCACTGCCGATGGGGTGCTGATGGGCCGCTACTTCCGCGAAAACCGCTCGCCAGTGCGCCTCAGCGAAATGTCACCCTGGTTAGTTAAAGCGCTGATTGCTACCGAGGATGCGCGGTTTTATGACCATTCGGGTATTGATGCGCCCTCGCTGGCGGGCTCCATCTACTACGGCCTGCGGGGCGATAAGCGGGGCGGCTCTACCCTCAGCCAGCAGCTGGCCAAGAACTTATACAAAACCCGGCGGGCCGAAAACCGGGGCGCGCTGAGCCAAGTGCCGGGGGTAGGGGTCATTATTGCCAAAACCAAGGAGTGGCTCACGGCCGTGGAGCTGGAGCGCCACTACACCAAGCGCGAAATTCTGCGCATGTACCTGAATACCGTGGAGTACGGCTCCAATGCGTTCGGCATCAAGGTGGCGGCCAAAACGTTTTTCAGCACCTCGCCCGATAGCCTCAACGCCGTGCAGGCCGCTACCCTCGTGGGGCTGCTGAACAACCCCACGGCCTTCAACCCGCGCTTTCACCCAGCCGCCTCGCGCCGCCGCCGCAACGTGGTGTTGCAGCGGATGGGCCAAGCGGGCGACCTCAAATTAGCTGAAGTCAAGGCCCTGCAAGCCGAGCCGATTGTGCTCGATTACCAGGTAGAAAAACACATTGACGGACCGGATAACTACTTCCGCAGCGCCATTAGCCAGACGGTGAACCACTGGTGTGAGGAGCACGGCTACGATATGTACCGCGACGGCCTGCGCATCTACACCAGCCTCGATTCGCGGATGCAGGACCACGCCGAGCAGGCCGTGCACCAGCGCATGAAACTGCTGCAACAAACCTTCGACAGCTTCTGGCGCAATAAGGGCCAAAACCCTTGGGTGGACGAAGACGGCCACGAAATTCCCAACTTCATCGAAACCCAGATGAAGCGCACGCAGAGCTACCACAGCCTGGCCGCCCGCTACCGGGGCCAGCCCGCCCGCCTCGATTCGGCCCTGCACGCCAAGCGCCCGATGAAGGTGTTTACCTGGAAAAAGCAGGACGGCGATACCACGCTGGTCATGTCGCCGCTCGATTCGCTGGCCTATTACAAGCACTTTTTACAAGCCGGCATGATGACGATGGACCCCTTCACGGGCTCTATCAAAGCCTGGGTGGGCGGCTTGGACTACCGCTTCTTCAAGTACGACCACGTGAAGCAGGCGCAGCGCCAGGCCGGCTCTACGTTCAAGCCCTTCGTATACCTCACGGCGCTGGCCAACGGCTACTCGCCCTGCGACCGCATCCGCGACCAGCGGGTGACGATTAAGTACGTCGAAAACGGCAAGCCGATGGAGTGGCAGCCCGACAACGTGACCCGCGAATACACGGGCATCAATATGACGCTGCGCTCGGCGATGGCGCGCTCGGTCAACTCCGTTACGGCGCAGCTGACCGAGAAAGTAGGCTGGGCCAAAGTGGCCGACTACGCGCATAAAGTGGGCATAACCAGCCCCTTACTGCCGGTACCGAGCATCGGCCTGGGCTCGGCCGGCGACGTGAGCGTGTACGAGATGGTGGATGCGTACTCGACTTTTCTCAACAACGGCTTCCGGTCGGCCCCGCGCCTCATCACCCGCATCGAGGACCGCAACGGCAACGTGATTCAGCAGTTCGACCCGGTGCAGAAGCGCGCCATCTCGCCCGAAACGGCCTGGCTCATGGTGTACATGCTGCGCGGCGGTATGGAGGAGCCCGGCGGCACCTCGCAAGGGCTGTGGGATTTTCAGGACCTGTGGCGCAAAAACAACCAGATTGGCGGCAAAACCGGCACTACCTCCAACTACTCCGACGGTTGGTACATGGGCCTCACCAAGGACCTGGTTTCCGGCATCTGGGTGGGCGGTGAGGACCGCAGCATCCACTTCTACCGCTCGCAGCAGGGCGAGGGCGGCCGCATGGCCCTACCCATCTTCGGCCGCTACATGGAGAGCATCTACAAGGATAAAAAGCTGAGCTACGACTACGGCCCCTTCCCCAAAGCGCCCACCGGCCTCAAGCGCAAGTACGTGTGCTACACCGAGTACGAGCCGCCGCGCCGCCGCGCCGAAGTCATTGACACGTTATCGGCCGATAACCTGCTGGAACAGCTGAACCAGGGGGGTAGGGATAGCGTGCGCTAG
- a CDS encoding DUF4304 domain-containing protein yields MTDLNSIFDQLVKSTLWPKFKALGYKKSGNNFRYYSPEGWGRIIQFQKSQYNSADSLSFTVNVSLYLEDFEYYLSNQKSGLKFQEVSCAVRKRYGHLRNSPSDSWIELTVTSDIAKISQQLINDFDQYVHSYLVSIKSREDIYAFLLNGHHSHYPSAQIQTMFHAGYQQEALKLFTSEFIRSKNINSYRNTLNSIARELEFPA; encoded by the coding sequence ATGACTGACCTCAACTCGATTTTCGACCAATTAGTAAAATCTACTTTGTGGCCTAAATTCAAAGCGTTAGGCTATAAAAAATCTGGTAATAATTTTCGATATTATAGTCCAGAAGGGTGGGGAAGAATTATTCAGTTTCAAAAGTCTCAGTACAATTCTGCTGATAGCCTTTCATTCACAGTTAATGTCAGTCTATATTTGGAAGATTTTGAATACTATTTAAGCAACCAAAAGTCAGGACTAAAATTTCAGGAGGTTTCTTGTGCAGTTCGCAAACGATACGGTCATCTTAGAAACAGCCCATCCGATAGCTGGATTGAACTCACTGTCACATCGGACATAGCAAAAATTAGCCAGCAGCTAATCAATGATTTTGACCAGTATGTTCATTCCTATTTAGTCAGCATAAAAAGCCGGGAGGACATTTATGCGTTTCTACTTAACGGCCACCATTCTCACTATCCGTCTGCACAAATCCAAACTATGTTTCACGCGGGTTATCAGCAGGAAGCGCTGAAATTATTTACCAGTGAATTTATAAGGTCAAAAAATATTAATTCCTATCGCAATACTTTAAATTCTATTGCTCGTGAATTAGAATTTCCAGCATAA